The proteins below come from a single Desulfomonile tiedjei genomic window:
- a CDS encoding amidophosphoribosyltransferase, translated as MFESPSKKEECGIFGIYGAEDPARLIYLGLYALQHRGQESAGIVVCDGSNVKAHKGMGLVADVFKEGTLQDLKGNMGIGHVRYSTTGSSMLRNAQPFLVEQIDRIFALAHNGNIVNVEKVRKYLESKGAIFQTSTDSELIAHLVLHKKGTLEERLIKVFEDLRGAWSLVFLTPDGVLASRDPHGFRPLCIGKKGDAIIFASETCALDIIEADYIRDVEPGEIVIADSNGLRSIKGPRKSTPAMCIFEYIYFSRPDSMIFGNGVYSVRKHLGLQVALESPVEGADMVVPMPASGNYAALGFSQGSGLPLEYGVIRNHYVGRTFIQPSPSIRDLGVRLKLNPVREVLKDKKVVVVDDSIVRGTTSRLRTRRLREAGAKEIHMRISCPPIRYPCFYGIDFSSKGELIACANTVEQVCDFIGADSLAYLSLEGMMRAMPHPAEHFCTACFTGKYPVKIADDFTKTCLEHGTV; from the coding sequence ATGTTTGAATCTCCCTCCAAAAAAGAGGAGTGCGGCATCTTTGGCATTTACGGCGCCGAAGACCCCGCACGCCTGATATACCTCGGACTGTACGCACTTCAGCATCGCGGCCAGGAATCGGCCGGCATAGTGGTCTGTGACGGAAGCAACGTCAAAGCCCACAAAGGCATGGGCCTTGTCGCGGACGTGTTCAAAGAGGGGACACTTCAGGACCTGAAGGGCAATATGGGCATAGGGCATGTACGGTATTCAACAACAGGCAGTTCTATGCTGCGCAATGCTCAGCCTTTTCTGGTGGAGCAGATAGATCGAATCTTCGCTTTGGCCCACAACGGCAATATCGTGAATGTCGAGAAGGTCAGGAAGTACCTGGAGTCGAAGGGGGCCATTTTTCAGACCTCCACGGATTCCGAATTGATAGCGCACCTGGTCCTGCACAAAAAAGGCACCCTGGAAGAAAGGCTGATAAAGGTCTTCGAGGACTTGCGAGGTGCGTGGTCTTTAGTATTCTTGACCCCCGACGGAGTGCTCGCATCGAGAGATCCTCACGGATTTCGACCCCTTTGCATAGGAAAGAAAGGCGACGCCATCATCTTCGCATCCGAGACCTGCGCCCTGGACATCATAGAAGCCGACTATATTCGAGATGTGGAGCCGGGTGAGATTGTCATCGCGGATAGCAACGGCTTGCGGTCCATAAAGGGGCCAAGGAAATCAACCCCCGCGATGTGCATTTTCGAGTACATCTATTTTTCGCGACCCGATTCCATGATTTTCGGGAATGGTGTCTATTCGGTCCGAAAACATTTGGGCCTGCAAGTGGCACTGGAAAGTCCTGTGGAAGGAGCAGACATGGTTGTGCCCATGCCCGCATCCGGCAATTATGCAGCGCTGGGCTTTTCTCAGGGGAGCGGCCTTCCATTGGAGTACGGAGTAATCCGCAACCACTACGTGGGCCGGACGTTCATACAGCCTTCGCCTTCAATACGGGACCTTGGAGTGCGGCTCAAGCTGAATCCGGTGAGGGAGGTGCTCAAGGACAAGAAGGTTGTCGTGGTCGATGACTCCATAGTGAGGGGAACCACCAGCAGACTCCGGACACGGCGTCTGCGTGAGGCCGGCGCAAAGGAAATCCACATGAGGATCAGCTGCCCGCCCATCCGGTACCCTTGCTTTTACGGCATAGACTTCTCCAGCAAAGGTGAATTGATCGCATGCGCTAATACGGTCGAGCAGGTATGTGACTTTATCGGGGCTGATTCCCTGGCTTACCTCAGCTTGGAGGGCATGATGAGAGCCATGCCCCATCCTGCGGAGCACTTTTGCACAGCATGCTTCACCGGGAAGTATCCCGTGAAAATCGCTGACGATTTCACCAAGACCTGCCTGGAACACGGCACCGTGTAG
- a CDS encoding DUF362 domain-containing protein — protein sequence MPSTVYITDMTADWKRSVSKKVADLLDKLSPGDLFARKDLVAVKLHFGEAGNTAYIRPQYVRRVVDRLSSLQAKPFLTDTNTLYVGSRTEAWSHLTTAFDNGFTREVTGAPLIISDGLRGNNSIQVPTRGRHIKNAHLAADIHNADGLVVLTHFKGHELSGFGGALKNLGMGCAAREGKLDQHSNIAPKIKKNKCIACGECVVWCRGGAIAVRDDLDEPKAEITPERCIGCAECILACPQGAIQVQWNESIPIFMEKMVEYAATVLERKKGKALFMSFVMDVSPLCDCVPFSERPIVPNLGILASLDPVAIDQAAVDLVNRAPGNPLSSLKTALSPGEDKFRALYPAIDWVHQLNYAEQLGLGTREYILEGL from the coding sequence TTGCCATCAACAGTATATATAACCGATATGACGGCAGATTGGAAGAGGAGTGTCTCCAAAAAGGTGGCGGATCTGCTTGACAAGCTGTCACCCGGCGATCTCTTCGCTCGCAAAGACCTTGTAGCGGTGAAACTTCATTTTGGAGAAGCGGGCAACACGGCGTATATCCGCCCGCAATACGTCCGGCGGGTTGTGGATCGCCTCTCGTCTCTACAGGCCAAGCCTTTTCTCACGGACACCAACACTCTGTACGTGGGGTCTCGGACCGAGGCATGGTCGCACCTTACGACGGCCTTCGACAACGGGTTTACGAGAGAAGTGACCGGAGCCCCTCTGATTATCTCCGACGGCCTGCGCGGGAACAACTCGATCCAGGTCCCGACTCGAGGCCGACACATTAAGAACGCACACTTAGCCGCCGATATCCACAACGCCGACGGACTGGTGGTTTTGACTCATTTTAAGGGACATGAGCTGTCGGGGTTCGGAGGTGCACTCAAGAACTTGGGAATGGGGTGCGCAGCGCGCGAAGGAAAATTGGACCAGCACTCCAACATTGCGCCAAAAATCAAGAAGAACAAATGCATAGCTTGTGGAGAATGCGTGGTTTGGTGCCGAGGCGGAGCCATAGCCGTCCGGGATGACCTGGACGAGCCCAAGGCCGAAATTACTCCTGAAAGGTGTATCGGTTGTGCAGAATGCATACTCGCCTGCCCTCAGGGAGCAATTCAGGTGCAATGGAATGAGTCCATTCCGATATTCATGGAGAAAATGGTCGAGTACGCAGCTACGGTGCTTGAGCGCAAGAAGGGAAAGGCCTTATTCATGAGTTTTGTCATGGACGTATCACCATTGTGCGACTGTGTCCCGTTTTCCGAAAGACCAATTGTTCCCAACCTTGGCATCCTTGCCTCCCTCGATCCCGTTGCCATTGATCAGGCAGCCGTGGATTTGGTCAACAGGGCACCTGGAAACCCTTTGTCAAGTTTGAAGACCGCATTGAGCCCGGGAGAAGACAAGTTCCGTGCTCTGTACCCCGCCATTGACTGGGTTCATCAACTGAACTATGCGGAGCAACTCGGACTGGGGACGAGGGAATACATCCTGGAGGGCCTCTGA
- a CDS encoding lytic transglycosylase domain-containing protein yields MKRLVGLCILLSLACFVMFAGPALRAEIEGRRPLLPWYYINKQLASEIAYAESRKDEIPPRYEAVIREYASVQTNRDAQSVQRSSLSGRNRPLSERVLARMILWQMNLPSDFFVADPVQGIVEKLSDLRRRESSLALARDELIEKHLIDCVRHRPSRSVSSLRGRGSLPLAVIETGLVFCGEPIPLERSDVRQRIEHQIDYLLNDLRDSTGIWLKRKDRYGQVIDNILSEEGVPEEFCLLPALESGYSCTVASPSLAKGWWQFVKPTAVRSLAAQEDLDWTLRIDHHVDERKDLALSTRAAARYLKWMRSRLGQGSERGSWLTAAAAYNAGLDEVQHRIVAYGTRLYWDMKLPLETEHYVPRWIAFAVINGNRGFYGLEVPEIVPLSFDTLKGVRLAKDLPLSLLATATESSVRFVRELNSSLDKRETSFRATKAEGGSVVTIHIPKGSKSAALKAMKSNGYLRN; encoded by the coding sequence ATGAAAAGGTTGGTCGGACTCTGCATCCTGCTGTCCTTGGCCTGTTTCGTAATGTTCGCCGGTCCTGCTCTAAGGGCTGAGATCGAAGGCCGACGACCTCTCCTGCCCTGGTACTACATCAACAAGCAACTGGCCTCGGAGATCGCGTACGCGGAGTCCCGGAAAGATGAAATTCCACCCAGGTACGAAGCTGTTATCAGGGAGTATGCGAGCGTTCAAACCAACCGGGATGCGCAGTCAGTTCAACGAAGTTCACTCTCCGGCCGAAACAGGCCTCTGAGCGAACGAGTTTTGGCAAGAATGATATTGTGGCAGATGAATCTGCCGTCTGACTTCTTTGTCGCTGACCCGGTTCAGGGAATCGTGGAGAAACTCTCCGATCTTCGCAGAAGAGAGAGCAGCTTAGCCCTGGCGAGAGACGAACTAATTGAGAAACATCTCATCGACTGCGTGAGACATCGTCCCTCGCGTTCCGTTTCGTCGCTAAGGGGTAGGGGCTCTTTGCCACTTGCCGTGATCGAGACCGGCCTCGTCTTCTGCGGGGAGCCCATACCCCTTGAAAGGTCGGACGTTCGCCAGAGAATCGAACATCAGATAGACTATCTGCTGAACGATCTGAGAGATTCCACCGGGATCTGGCTAAAGCGGAAAGATAGGTACGGACAGGTCATCGACAACATCCTGAGCGAGGAAGGTGTCCCGGAGGAGTTCTGCCTGTTGCCCGCGCTGGAATCAGGGTACAGTTGCACGGTGGCGTCGCCGTCCTTAGCCAAAGGATGGTGGCAATTCGTTAAACCCACTGCCGTAAGATCGCTGGCAGCCCAGGAAGATCTCGACTGGACTTTACGGATAGACCACCATGTTGACGAACGAAAGGACCTGGCTCTTTCCACGCGAGCAGCGGCCAGATATCTTAAGTGGATGAGGTCAAGGCTTGGCCAAGGAAGCGAAAGGGGTAGCTGGCTCACAGCGGCAGCCGCGTATAATGCGGGCCTGGACGAGGTCCAGCACAGGATAGTTGCTTATGGCACCCGTCTTTATTGGGATATGAAGCTCCCATTGGAGACCGAGCACTATGTGCCGCGCTGGATTGCTTTTGCAGTTATTAACGGCAACCGCGGGTTCTACGGATTGGAAGTGCCTGAAATCGTACCTCTGAGCTTTGACACCCTGAAAGGCGTCCGGTTGGCCAAAGATCTGCCTCTAAGCCTTCTCGCCACTGCAACCGAGTCTTCAGTTAGGTTTGTCCGCGAGTTGAACTCTTCTCTGGACAAGAGGGAGACATCTTTCAGGGCCACCAAAGCTGAGGGCGGCTCGGTGGTCACAATTCACATTCCTAAGGGCTCCAAGAGCGCCGCGTTGAAGGCCATGAAGTCGAATGGATACCTGAGGAACTGA
- a CDS encoding glycosidase, which yields MWNRRRPNRSEAKAQRFAILLSVLLSAFVFFVANLPSYASDGNQPQWDWRAQVIYLVMTDRFYDGDTANNKAGHAGAYYPSDPRFFHGGDLAGLEQQIPYLKDLGITALWMTPVYKQIGVHKDPSNRKSAGYHGYWADFKIPDDEAIEPKLGTKDDLLQLVQRLQSQGTEIKVIFDMVINHSGYGAAICGQKPEWFHENGDCDIEKDPVNCPLAGLPDFNQEISEVKSYLTNMSVPWVKRFPMNGVRLDTARHVPLNYLGEWVGALRSERPDIFLIAEVFMDGDAESLTKLLPYFNVGFDSAFNFPLRSALVDTIARQGSVDRLAHSVDRTAELLTPERALYMVNMLDNHDLPRFINTPGPGVPETEIVKRYHMALALLFALPGIPQLYYGAEIGMYGGDDPDNRFDMPRWAWAEEDRVHSRDRYRLNPPRFIPDPNETFKVAKRLIELRKASKPLCFGGYTELWRQNGAANPNVYAFIRALDDDFVLVVLNNDPAESPTLRIPVQGNPGVPESVKKRLADGTKLVDLLDLGGPGQLAIDQGSCTVKLPGKTIGAYVAKKP from the coding sequence ATGTGGAATCGCCGCAGGCCAAACCGTTCGGAGGCCAAAGCGCAGAGATTCGCCATCCTGCTGAGCGTCCTTCTCTCGGCTTTCGTCTTCTTTGTTGCCAACCTGCCCTCTTATGCATCCGACGGGAACCAACCTCAGTGGGACTGGCGGGCCCAGGTGATATACCTTGTTATGACGGATCGCTTCTATGATGGCGATACAGCGAATAACAAAGCCGGCCACGCCGGAGCATACTATCCGTCCGATCCGAGGTTCTTCCACGGCGGAGATCTCGCTGGTTTAGAACAACAAATCCCGTATCTTAAAGATCTGGGAATAACCGCTCTCTGGATGACTCCAGTGTATAAACAGATTGGAGTTCATAAAGACCCATCCAATCGGAAGAGCGCCGGGTATCACGGATATTGGGCGGATTTCAAAATCCCCGATGACGAGGCAATTGAACCGAAACTCGGCACCAAAGACGACCTCTTGCAATTAGTGCAGCGCCTTCAGAGCCAGGGAACTGAAATAAAAGTGATTTTTGACATGGTCATAAATCATTCCGGGTACGGGGCCGCCATTTGCGGTCAAAAGCCGGAATGGTTCCACGAGAACGGCGACTGTGACATCGAGAAGGACCCTGTCAACTGCCCCCTTGCCGGACTCCCGGATTTCAACCAAGAAATCAGCGAGGTCAAGAGTTACTTGACCAACATGTCGGTCCCGTGGGTCAAAAGATTTCCGATGAACGGGGTGAGGCTTGATACAGCGAGACATGTGCCTCTGAACTACCTGGGGGAGTGGGTGGGTGCTCTGAGATCAGAGCGTCCGGACATTTTCTTGATTGCCGAGGTGTTCATGGACGGGGACGCCGAGTCTCTCACAAAGTTGCTGCCATATTTCAATGTGGGATTCGATTCCGCGTTCAATTTCCCTCTGCGTTCCGCGCTGGTGGATACCATTGCCAGGCAGGGAAGCGTCGATCGCCTCGCACATAGCGTTGATCGGACAGCAGAGCTGCTCACGCCGGAAAGAGCGCTTTACATGGTCAACATGCTGGATAATCACGATCTTCCCCGCTTCATCAATACACCGGGCCCCGGTGTTCCTGAAACGGAAATCGTCAAGAGATACCATATGGCCCTGGCCCTCTTATTTGCCCTGCCGGGAATCCCGCAACTCTATTACGGTGCAGAAATCGGCATGTACGGCGGCGATGATCCCGACAACCGATTCGATATGCCCCGTTGGGCATGGGCTGAAGAGGACCGTGTCCACAGCCGAGACCGATATCGGCTTAATCCCCCGAGGTTCATCCCCGATCCCAATGAGACTTTCAAAGTGGCCAAAAGGCTGATCGAGCTTCGAAAAGCATCCAAACCTCTCTGTTTTGGCGGGTACACCGAACTATGGCGCCAGAACGGCGCTGCCAACCCTAACGTTTACGCTTTCATTCGAGCCCTCGATGACGACTTTGTTCTCGTCGTGCTTAACAACGATCCGGCAGAATCACCCACCCTCAGGATACCTGTGCAAGGGAATCCCGGCGTACCTGAGAGCGTGAAGAAAAGGTTGGCAGACGGCACGAAACTCGTCGATCTCCTCGACCTAGGAGGCCCCGGACAGCTCGCGATTGATCAAGGTTCCTGCACGGTGAAGCTTCCCGGCAAGACCATAGGAGCGTATGTAGCGAAAAAACCGTGA
- a CDS encoding type II secretion system F family protein, which produces MPEYVWRARTTAGNTIKGEMNEVNESVVMTKLRRMNYADIKVKKKPKDLLENVEFFQPKVGTKDVVIFTRQFATMIDAGLPLVQCLEILASQQENKTFKKILGQVKQSVEGGSTFADALKPHPKVFDDLFVNLIHAGETGGILDTILRRLAGFMEKAQALKRKVKGAMVYPAVVVTIAVSVVTVLLVFVIPVFKEMFEGAGEKLPGPTLFVLALSEFVQKYVIYMIILLAILGYAFRRFYQTEKGRMIVDRFALRTPVFGMLLKKVAVARFCATLGTMISSGVPILDALEITARTAGNVIIERAIMNTRTAIAEGRTIAEPLMETGVFPGMVVRMIAVGEATGALDAMLAKISEFYDEEVDAAVEALTQLMEPIMIVFLGGVCGGLVIAMYLPVFSMAGAVSQAK; this is translated from the coding sequence ATGCCTGAATACGTTTGGAGAGCCAGGACTACGGCCGGCAACACGATCAAGGGGGAGATGAATGAGGTCAATGAATCGGTAGTCATGACCAAACTGCGTAGGATGAACTACGCGGATATCAAGGTAAAGAAAAAACCGAAAGACCTACTCGAAAACGTAGAGTTTTTTCAACCTAAGGTCGGCACCAAGGATGTCGTCATATTTACGCGTCAGTTTGCTACGATGATAGACGCTGGACTTCCTTTGGTGCAATGCCTGGAAATCTTGGCCAGCCAGCAGGAAAACAAGACCTTCAAGAAGATTCTCGGCCAGGTGAAGCAATCGGTGGAAGGCGGGAGCACTTTTGCAGACGCGCTCAAGCCGCATCCAAAGGTGTTCGATGATCTATTTGTGAACTTGATACACGCAGGAGAAACGGGCGGTATTCTGGATACTATTCTGCGAAGATTGGCAGGCTTCATGGAAAAGGCCCAGGCCCTCAAACGCAAGGTCAAGGGGGCCATGGTTTATCCGGCAGTGGTCGTGACTATCGCCGTGTCGGTCGTCACAGTCTTACTCGTATTCGTTATTCCCGTTTTCAAGGAGATGTTCGAGGGCGCCGGGGAGAAATTGCCGGGCCCGACTCTCTTCGTGCTGGCGTTGAGCGAATTTGTCCAGAAGTATGTAATTTACATGATAATTTTGCTGGCAATCCTTGGGTACGCTTTTCGCCGGTTCTATCAGACTGAAAAGGGCAGGATGATTGTGGACCGGTTTGCCTTAAGGACCCCGGTTTTTGGGATGCTTTTGAAAAAAGTGGCTGTGGCACGGTTCTGCGCCACGTTGGGCACTATGATATCCAGCGGTGTGCCGATCCTGGATGCGCTGGAAATTACAGCAAGGACGGCCGGAAACGTAATCATCGAACGAGCCATTATGAACACCCGCACGGCCATTGCCGAAGGCCGTACCATTGCGGAGCCCCTTATGGAGACAGGGGTTTTTCCCGGAATGGTTGTAAGAATGATAGCGGTAGGGGAAGCTACGGGAGCGCTCGATGCAATGTTGGCAAAGATATCGGAGTTCTACGATGAGGAGGTGGATGCTGCTGTTGAGGCCCTTACACAGCTTATGGAGCCGATCATGATCGTGTTTCTGGGCGGGGTATGTGGTGGATTGGTTATCGCCATGTATCTTCCGGTTTTTTCTATGGCTGGAGCTGTTTCACAGGCAAAATAG
- a CDS encoding type IV pilus twitching motility protein PilT, whose product MASLHDFLKEMVERGASDLHITPGVPPMIRVHGELVPLEYAPLKPQETRQLCYSVLTDVQKHRFEEAQELDLSFGVRGLSRFRANIFMQRGALAGAFRLIPYQIRSFQELGLPSVVNDLCSKPRGLMLVTGPTGSGKSTTLASMIDKINSERRVHIVTIEDPIEFTHQHKASIVNQREVHQDTKGFHAALRSVLRQDPDVVLIGEMRDLETVEAALTVAETGHLTFGTLHTNSCVQTINRIIDVFPAHQQPQVRAQLSFVLEGVMCQSLIPTMDGKGRALCLEIMVPNAAIRNLIREDKVHQIYSQIQVGQAKSGMQTMNQSLFFLWQRRIISFDDAMSRSSDPDELKQMMGGAMKGIKKG is encoded by the coding sequence TTGGCCAGCCTTCACGATTTTCTGAAAGAAATGGTCGAGCGCGGAGCTTCGGACCTTCACATAACTCCGGGCGTGCCGCCCATGATAAGGGTCCACGGCGAGTTGGTGCCACTGGAGTACGCCCCGTTGAAACCCCAGGAGACCCGTCAGCTCTGTTACAGCGTCCTGACGGATGTCCAAAAGCACCGTTTCGAAGAGGCCCAGGAATTGGACCTTTCTTTCGGCGTCAGGGGCTTGAGCCGATTCCGAGCCAACATCTTCATGCAAAGAGGTGCCTTGGCCGGCGCGTTCCGGCTGATACCTTATCAGATCCGTTCCTTTCAGGAACTGGGGCTGCCGTCGGTTGTCAACGATCTTTGCTCCAAGCCTAGAGGGCTCATGCTCGTGACCGGCCCCACCGGGTCCGGCAAATCTACGACTTTGGCGTCAATGATTGACAAGATCAACAGTGAACGTCGTGTTCACATTGTCACCATAGAGGACCCAATCGAGTTCACTCATCAACACAAGGCGTCAATTGTGAACCAGAGGGAGGTGCATCAGGATACCAAGGGTTTCCATGCGGCCTTGCGGTCGGTTCTCAGACAGGACCCTGACGTCGTGCTGATCGGGGAAATGAGGGACCTGGAAACCGTTGAAGCGGCCCTCACGGTCGCTGAGACCGGTCACCTGACCTTTGGGACCCTACATACCAATTCATGCGTGCAGACTATTAATCGAATTATTGACGTGTTTCCCGCGCACCAACAACCCCAGGTTCGGGCGCAATTAAGCTTTGTGCTGGAAGGAGTCATGTGTCAGAGCCTCATTCCTACCATGGACGGAAAGGGTAGGGCGTTGTGCCTGGAGATCATGGTTCCGAACGCTGCAATCAGAAACCTAATCCGAGAGGACAAGGTTCATCAGATCTATTCCCAGATTCAAGTGGGACAAGCCAAGTCGGGCATGCAGACAATGAATCAGTCGCTCTTCTTCCTCTGGCAAAGGAGGATCATCTCGTTTGACGACGCGATGTCCAGATCTTCAGATCCTGACGAACTCAAGCAGATGATGGGGGGCGCAATGAAAGGAATCAAGAAAGGGTAA
- the ispD gene encoding 2-C-methyl-D-erythritol 4-phosphate cytidylyltransferase, translating into MTHAALVTAAGEGKRMGRGTPKQYLDLGGIPILARTLLAFENHPLVDLIVVTVPPGDEDSCRSRILTPFNLTKVKEIIVGGATRQASVYNGLLRLDDTDLVAIHDGVRPLVTPEVITETFKAAEASGAALACVSVRDTIKKKRGTHLETIPRADLWLAHTPQTFRTRLILEAHEKALKDGFSGTDDAALVERLGHPVTIVEDSPDNMKITTPEDLDLAKMVLNRRAGR; encoded by the coding sequence ATGACTCATGCAGCCCTTGTGACAGCCGCGGGCGAGGGAAAAAGAATGGGCCGGGGTACCCCAAAGCAATACCTCGATTTGGGGGGTATTCCGATACTCGCCAGGACTCTCCTGGCTTTTGAGAACCATCCCTTGGTCGATTTAATTGTAGTGACGGTTCCGCCGGGGGATGAGGATTCGTGCAGATCAAGGATCTTGACTCCATTCAACTTGACAAAAGTCAAAGAAATCATAGTGGGTGGAGCCACGAGGCAGGCCTCGGTGTACAATGGGCTACTGCGGCTTGATGACACCGACCTGGTGGCCATACACGATGGAGTGCGTCCGCTCGTAACACCGGAAGTGATAACTGAAACATTCAAGGCGGCTGAGGCCTCTGGAGCGGCCCTGGCATGCGTGTCTGTACGTGACACCATAAAGAAAAAAAGAGGCACGCATCTGGAAACCATTCCGCGGGCAGACCTGTGGTTGGCTCATACTCCGCAGACGTTTCGAACTCGCTTGATATTGGAGGCTCACGAAAAGGCGTTGAAAGACGGTTTCTCCGGAACGGATGACGCTGCGTTAGTAGAGCGTCTGGGACATCCTGTCACCATAGTTGAAGATTCGCCCGACAATATGAAGATCACCACTCCGGAGGATTTGGACCTTGCAAAAATGGTCCTGAACCGAAGGGCTGGCAGGTAG
- the pilB gene encoding type IV-A pilus assembly ATPase PilB, with amino-acid sequence MKDRIGEMLLRAGLIDEEKLERAFDHQRTQGGKVASALIKLEFLNEDDLVEFLSRQLGLPTVSLDEIDVDPDAVKLIPTPIAQKYMAIPYAHVNSSLHVAMADPTDLNAIDDIKFMTDLSVEVSIATESQIRKALDTFYDTGLQVDDMLDEFSDSDLDAMGPDVEELDVNDVAKLAEEAPVVKLVNFLLRDAIGKKASDIHIEPYEKILRVRLRIDGALYEIMKPPLKLKNAITSRCKIMARLDIAERRLPQDGRIKLKLGKGRDMDFRVSVLPTLFGEKVVMRLLDKSNLQLDMTKLGFEEKPLRHFKEAIHRPFGMVLVTGPTGSGKTTTLYSALSELNAPDVNISTAEDPVEFNLHGINQVQMHEEIGLTFASSLRSFLRQDPDIIMVGEIRDFETAEIAVKAALTGHMVLSTLHTNDAPQTVNRLLNMGVEPFLVASSVNLILAQRLARRICPSCKREIEPPAEALRDLGVKMEEIGTFPVYEGTGCGQCSNTGFKGRVALYEVMPITDEIKELILAGASAMELKREAIRLGMDTLRMAGVTKLKEGMTTVNEVGRVTMAD; translated from the coding sequence ATGAAAGATCGAATCGGCGAAATGCTTCTCCGCGCTGGACTTATCGATGAGGAGAAGCTTGAGAGAGCTTTTGACCATCAACGCACGCAAGGTGGTAAGGTTGCCAGTGCCCTGATAAAACTGGAATTTCTCAATGAGGACGACCTGGTCGAGTTTCTGTCCAGACAACTCGGACTGCCGACGGTCTCCCTGGATGAAATAGACGTGGACCCGGATGCGGTTAAGCTCATCCCCACTCCGATCGCCCAGAAATACATGGCGATCCCTTATGCACACGTCAATTCCTCGCTGCACGTGGCAATGGCGGACCCGACGGACCTGAACGCCATTGATGACATCAAGTTCATGACCGACCTTTCCGTGGAGGTCAGCATCGCCACGGAATCGCAAATTCGCAAAGCCCTCGACACTTTCTACGACACCGGCTTGCAGGTCGATGACATGTTGGATGAGTTTTCCGACAGCGACCTGGACGCCATGGGGCCCGATGTCGAAGAACTGGACGTGAACGACGTCGCGAAGCTGGCAGAGGAAGCCCCGGTAGTCAAACTTGTGAACTTCCTGCTGAGAGACGCGATCGGTAAGAAAGCCAGTGACATACATATAGAGCCGTACGAAAAAATACTTCGTGTCCGTTTGCGCATAGACGGGGCGCTCTATGAAATCATGAAACCGCCTTTGAAGCTCAAGAACGCCATTACCAGCCGGTGCAAGATCATGGCGCGGCTCGATATCGCCGAAAGGAGATTGCCTCAGGACGGGCGAATTAAGCTCAAGTTGGGCAAAGGGCGGGACATGGACTTTCGTGTTTCTGTCCTGCCGACGCTTTTTGGCGAAAAAGTGGTCATGAGGCTTTTGGATAAATCCAATTTGCAGTTGGACATGACCAAGTTGGGGTTCGAGGAAAAACCGCTAAGGCATTTCAAAGAAGCCATACACAGACCTTTCGGCATGGTCCTCGTCACCGGTCCTACCGGGTCCGGGAAAACAACCACGCTGTATAGTGCTCTCTCCGAGTTGAATGCCCCTGACGTAAACATCTCTACAGCCGAAGATCCTGTCGAATTCAATCTTCATGGAATCAATCAGGTGCAGATGCACGAAGAGATAGGGCTGACTTTTGCTTCCTCGCTTCGGTCTTTTCTCCGCCAGGACCCGGATATTATAATGGTAGGCGAGATCCGCGACTTCGAGACAGCGGAAATCGCAGTAAAAGCCGCGCTCACAGGCCACATGGTTCTTTCCACTCTTCACACCAACGACGCTCCCCAGACCGTCAACCGCTTGCTGAACATGGGCGTCGAACCTTTCCTCGTGGCCAGCTCCGTCAACCTCATCCTTGCCCAACGCTTGGCAAGAAGGATCTGTCCCAGCTGCAAAAGGGAAATCGAGCCCCCTGCGGAAGCCCTTCGGGACCTCGGCGTCAAGATGGAAGAAATAGGCACATTCCCCGTTTACGAGGGGACAGGATGCGGCCAGTGCAGCAACACCGGATTCAAAGGCAGGGTGGCTCTGTACGAAGTAATGCCCATAACCGACGAAATAAAAGAACTCATCCTGGCGGGGGCTTCGGCAATGGAGCTTAAAAGAGAGGCCATCCGGCTCGGGATGGATACCCTGAGAATGGCCGGGGTGACCAAGTTGAAAGAAGGAATGACCACGGTTAATGAGGTGGGTAGAGTAACTATGGCGGATTAG